The Ranitomeya imitator isolate aRanImi1 chromosome 3, aRanImi1.pri, whole genome shotgun sequence genome has a window encoding:
- the LOC138671397 gene encoding oocyte zinc finger protein XlCOF22-like, which yields MSSSHGHLLSPYYEANDNQVKTGKNSTGDRLDNGFTCSDCGKHFTKKSNLTTHKKIHKDERPFSCSECGKLFNRKSIFVAHQSIHTGEKPYPCSECDKCFSKKSHVLEHEKTHTGEKPYSHSECGKCVAIKSILVDYLNTHLEEKTFQCLECGKCFTQKSSLVTHERIHTGEKPYSCSECGKCFGVKSHLGRHQRTHTGEKPFSCSECEKCFIQKSHLMEHLKTHTGEKPFSCSECGRCFTQKSYLVGHRRIHTGEKPFSCSECGKCFNRKSVLVTHQKSHKGKDIECY from the coding sequence ATGAGTAGCTCCCATGGACATCTCTTATCTCCCTATTATGAAGCTAATGACAATCAAGTAAAGACTGGCAAAAACAGCACTGGAGATAGACTTGATAATGGTTTCacatgttcagattgtgggaaacaTTTTACAAAGAAATCAAATCTTACCACACACAAGAAGATCCACAAGGATgaaaggccattttcatgttcagaatgtgggaagcttTTTAATAGGAAATCAATTTTTGTTGCACATCAGagcattcacacaggagagaagccatatccatgttcagaatgtgataaATGTTTTAGTAAAAAATCACATGTTTTGGAACATGAGAAAacgcacacaggagagaagccgtattcacattcagaatgtgggaaatgtgttGCTATTAAATCAATTCTTGTTGACTATCTGAACACTCACTTAGAAGAGAAAACATTTCAATGTcttgaatgtggaaaatgttttacgcaaaaatcaagtcttgttacacatgagagaatccacacaggggagaaaccatactcctgttcagaatgtggaaaatgttttggggTTAAAAGTCATCTGgggagacatcagagaactcacacaggcgagaagccattttcatgttcagaatgtgagaaatgttttattcAGAAATCACATCTTATGGAACATCTAaagactcacacaggagagaaaccattttcctgttcagaatgtgggagatgttttacTCAGAAGTCATATCTTGTTGGACAtcgaagaattcacacaggggaaaagccattttcatgctcagaatgtggaaaatgtttcaaCCGTAAATCtgttcttgttacacatcagaagtCACATAAAGGAAAAGACATTGAATGTTATTAA